Proteins from a single region of Electrophorus electricus isolate fEleEle1 chromosome 5, fEleEle1.pri, whole genome shotgun sequence:
- the LOC113582405 gene encoding ADP-ribosyl cyclase/cyclic ADP-ribose hydrolase 1, whose amino-acid sequence MIAELIVLFLIGQVNSGPGTTPYLKQIVIGRCYNYITLVNPSSRYNCEEIWHEFEEAVVQRTPCSVGVKDYQRMFQAATQTPPCDKMLFWSKTQGLMHTYSAITGSFWTLEDTLVGFMFNDLNWCGQQERDRGFDFQSCPEWSSCVTHPVYSLWKRASQNFAAAACGNITVLLNGSIENAFSRESMFASVELGNLNPRTVSHIHIKVIPNLEGPFIESCSKGSILELINILQLRGFHWSCTDSDEILMILQCTKNPGQPTCQACSNSISHTCSAEEQLQHLILFHPWNMP is encoded by the exons ATGATTGCAG aacTCATTGTTCTATTCCTCATTGGTCAAGTAAACTCAGGGCCTGGAACCACCccttatttaaaacaaattgtgaTTGGGCGATGTTATAATTACATTACCCTGGTCAACCCCAGTTCCAG GTATAACTGTGAGGAGATCTGGCATGAGTTTGAGGAAGCAGTGGTCCAGAGGACACCATGCAGTGTGGGAGTGAAGGATTACCAGAGAATGTTCCAGGCTGCAACTCAGACTCCCCCCTGTGACAAA ATGCTGTTCTGGAGCAAGACACAAGGGCTAATGCACACCTACTCAGCTATAACAGGAAGTTTCTGGACCTTAGAAGACACACTGGTGGGATTTATGTTCAATGACCTCAACTGGTGTGGACAgcaggaaagagacagag GTTTTGATTTTCAGTCATGTCCAGAATGGTCATCATGTGTGACACATCCTGTGTATTCACTCTGGAAGAGGGCGTCACAAAAT tttgcTGCAGCAGCCTGTGGAAACATCACAGTGCTTTTAAATGGATCAATTGAGAATGCTTTCAGCAGGGAAAG CATGTTTGCGAGTGTGGAGCTTGGCAATTTGAACCCCAGGACGGTGTCTCACATCCATATTAAAGTTATTCCCAATCTGGAGGGCCCATTCat agaATCCTGCTCAAAAGGCTCAATTCTGGAACTCATCAATATTCTACAGTTGCGAGGGTTCCACTGGTCCTGCACAGACAGTGATGA GATACTAATGATTCTCCAGTGCACAAAGAATCCAGGACAGCCAACCTGTCAAGCATGTTCCAACAGcatctcacacacctgcagtgcaGAAGAGCAACTACAGCATCTTATTTTATTCCATCCATGGAATATGCCATAA
- the LOC113582411 gene encoding inositol monophosphatase 1-like isoform X2 has product MMDPWQECMDYCLGVTKEAGKMIRDAVQREISIMQKSSPVDLVTETDQKVEELIISSIKKTYPSHRFPFVSVSIGFTVNKQIEFGIVYSCIEDKMYTARKGKGAFCNGAPIKVSRQQDITKSLVLTEMGFKKDPEHFRIMMANMESLLTIPVHGIRAPGSAAVNMCLVACGAADAYYHMGIHCWDMAGGAAIITEAGGVIMDVTGGTFDLMSRRLIAASSRSIARCIAKKIQQLPCGRDDVEN; this is encoded by the exons ATGATGGATCCTTGGCAAGAATGTATGGATTACTGTCTTGGGGTTACAAAAGAGGCAGGAAAG ATGATTCGTGATGCCGTACAGAGAGAGATATCCATAATGCAGAAGAGCTCTCCAGTAGACCTGGTCACAGAGACAGACCAGAAGGTGGAGGAACTAATTATATCCTCCATCAAGAAGACATATCCAAGTCACAG GTTCCCCTTTGTGTCAGTCTCCATTGGATTTACAGTGAATAAACAG aTAGAGTTTGGTATTGTGTACAGCTGTATTGAGGACAAAATGTATACTGCTCGCAAGGGTAAAGGAGCATTCTGCAATGGAGCCCCTATCAAAGTCTCACGGCAGCAGG ACATCACCAAGTCCCTGGTACTGACAGAGATGGGTTTCAAAAAAGATCCAGAACACTTCAGGATCATGATGGCCAACATGGAGAGCCTCCTTACTATCCCTGTTCATGG GATCCGGGCCCCTGGCAGTGCGGCTGTGAATATGTGTTTGGTAGCTTGCGGGGCAGCAGATGCCTACTACCACATGGGAATCCACTGCTGGGATATGGCAGGAGGAGCAGCCATAATTACTGAGGCTGGGGGAGTCATCATGGATGTCACAG GGGGGACATTTGATCTGATGTCTCGGAGGTTGATTGCAGCAAGCAGTAGAAGCATAGCACGGTGCATCGCCAAGAAAATACAACAGCTCCCTTGTGGACGAGATGATGTGGAGAACTAG
- the LOC113582411 gene encoding inositol monophosphatase 1-like isoform X1 — protein MMDPWQECMDYCLGVTKEAGKMIRDAVQREISIMQKSSPVDLVTETDQKVEELIISSIKKTYPSHSFIGEESVAAGASSVLTDNPTWIIDPIDGTTNFVHRFPFVSVSIGFTVNKQIEFGIVYSCIEDKMYTARKGKGAFCNGAPIKVSRQQDITKSLVLTEMGFKKDPEHFRIMMANMESLLTIPVHGIRAPGSAAVNMCLVACGAADAYYHMGIHCWDMAGGAAIITEAGGVIMDVTGGTFDLMSRRLIAASSRSIARCIAKKIQQLPCGRDDVEN, from the exons ATGATGGATCCTTGGCAAGAATGTATGGATTACTGTCTTGGGGTTACAAAAGAGGCAGGAAAG ATGATTCGTGATGCCGTACAGAGAGAGATATCCATAATGCAGAAGAGCTCTCCAGTAGACCTGGTCACAGAGACAGACCAGAAGGTGGAGGAACTAATTATATCCTCCATCAAGAAGACATATCCAAGTCACAG TTTTATAGGTGAGGAATCAGTGGCTGCTGGAGCATCCAGTGTTCTAACCGATAACCCGACCTGGATCATTGATCCTATCGATGGAACCACAAACTTTGTCCACAG GTTCCCCTTTGTGTCAGTCTCCATTGGATTTACAGTGAATAAACAG aTAGAGTTTGGTATTGTGTACAGCTGTATTGAGGACAAAATGTATACTGCTCGCAAGGGTAAAGGAGCATTCTGCAATGGAGCCCCTATCAAAGTCTCACGGCAGCAGG ACATCACCAAGTCCCTGGTACTGACAGAGATGGGTTTCAAAAAAGATCCAGAACACTTCAGGATCATGATGGCCAACATGGAGAGCCTCCTTACTATCCCTGTTCATGG GATCCGGGCCCCTGGCAGTGCGGCTGTGAATATGTGTTTGGTAGCTTGCGGGGCAGCAGATGCCTACTACCACATGGGAATCCACTGCTGGGATATGGCAGGAGGAGCAGCCATAATTACTGAGGCTGGGGGAGTCATCATGGATGTCACAG GGGGGACATTTGATCTGATGTCTCGGAGGTTGATTGCAGCAAGCAGTAGAAGCATAGCACGGTGCATCGCCAAGAAAATACAACAGCTCCCTTGTGGACGAGATGATGTGGAGAACTAG